A section of the Arcobacter roscoffensis genome encodes:
- a CDS encoding TonB C-terminal domain-containing protein, whose protein sequence is MQKNSFLYVSGIISLFIYFIIAFIFMYYVVGSKPKTFNIKTKETVIQLDMIIEKSDKKRVAKKEKIKEKEPVTEIKKAASISNKKRPDLKSLFGNVKTKEIKVKKEEVNNVKESIDPKRFKAKFEREKKSSNVKVEKLLNDKITTTNISSKNLSKNDESDEYFSKVNEMLSVWTPTTRAENLLATIIVTISPTGNFEYRFTKFSQNVNFDESLKAFLEEQKSIIYPKPKKGKSVKISVNFRSEG, encoded by the coding sequence ATGCAAAAAAACTCTTTCTTATATGTTTCAGGAATAATCTCTTTATTTATCTATTTTATCATTGCTTTCATTTTTATGTATTATGTTGTTGGTTCTAAACCAAAAACTTTTAATATTAAAACAAAAGAGACAGTTATTCAATTAGATATGATTATAGAAAAAAGTGATAAAAAAAGAGTTGCTAAAAAAGAAAAAATAAAAGAAAAAGAACCTGTAACAGAGATAAAAAAAGCTGCATCTATTTCAAATAAAAAAAGACCTGATTTAAAATCGCTTTTTGGTAATGTTAAAACTAAAGAGATAAAAGTTAAAAAAGAAGAAGTTAATAATGTTAAAGAATCTATTGACCCTAAAAGATTTAAAGCTAAATTTGAAAGAGAAAAGAAATCTTCAAATGTAAAAGTAGAAAAACTTTTAAATGATAAAATTACAACTACAAATATAAGCTCAAAAAATTTAAGTAAAAATGATGAAAGCGATGAATACTTCTCAAAAGTTAATGAAATGCTTTCAGTATGGACTCCAACTACAAGAGCAGAGAATCTCTTAGCTACAATTATTGTTACAATTTCTCCAACTGGAAATTTTGAGTATAGATTTACAAAATTTTCACAAAATGTCAATTTTGATGAATCTTTAAAAGCTTTTTTAGAAGAACAAAAAAGTATAATATATCCTAAACCTAAAAAGGGTAAATCTGTTAAAATAAGTGTGAACTTTAGATCTGAAGGATAA
- a CDS encoding ExbD/TolR family protein, producing the protein MYDFNQKPDLNITPLVDIMLVLLAILMVTAPVIEFEEPVNLPKGSKSKQVQDFKKINIFITKEKVVKINKGSNIALNEFPDIFVLFSNGKDQKTPVHIRADKDLKYNDVIFVLKSVKEAGFYKVSLVTDG; encoded by the coding sequence TTGTACGATTTTAACCAAAAACCTGATTTAAACATTACTCCTTTAGTAGATATTATGCTTGTTCTTTTAGCTATATTGATGGTAACTGCACCTGTGATAGAGTTTGAAGAGCCAGTTAATCTTCCTAAAGGAAGTAAATCTAAACAAGTACAAGACTTTAAAAAAATTAATATTTTCATAACAAAAGAAAAAGTTGTAAAAATTAATAAGGGAAGTAATATTGCTTTAAATGAATTTCCCGATATTTTTGTACTTTTTTCAAATGGAAAAGATCAAAAAACACCTGTTCACATTAGAGCGGATAAAGATTTAAAATATAATGATGTCATTTTTGTACTAAAGTCTGTAAAAGAAGCTGGATTTTATAAAGTCTCATTAGTAACTGATGGGTAG
- a CDS encoding MotA/TolQ/ExbB proton channel family protein translates to MTNTILNYLANSSAITYIVLALLSIYLIIIFWIFIYRYVSLKGLITNEKKSLDSLTSRDSSFSPFSSLNKCSNNSSSREILHACEINIIKDASAGISWLAIISSTSPFIGLFGTVIGILESFAKFSGHSKVGFSLIAPAISEALVATAAGIFVAIFAYTFHQVLTRKVYELNTYIKAQAEIIIAKG, encoded by the coding sequence ATGACAAACACAATACTAAATTATTTGGCAAATAGTAGCGCTATAACTTATATAGTTTTAGCGCTGCTGTCAATTTACTTAATCATCATTTTTTGGATTTTTATTTATAGATATGTTTCTTTAAAAGGATTAATCACAAATGAAAAAAAATCTTTAGATTCTCTAACTTCAAGAGATTCAAGCTTTTCTCCTTTTTCGTCTTTAAATAAATGTTCAAATAATAGTTCTTCAAGAGAAATACTTCATGCATGTGAAATAAATATTATTAAAGATGCAAGTGCTGGTATTTCTTGGTTAGCAATTATTTCTTCTACGTCTCCATTTATAGGTTTATTTGGTACAGTTATAGGAATTCTTGAGTCATTTGCTAAGTTTTCAGGACATTCAAAAGTTGGTTTTTCTTTAATTGCACCTGCAATTTCAGAAGCACTTGTTGCAACTGCTGCAGGTATTTTTGTAGCAATATTTGCTTATACATTCCACCAAGTGTTAACTAGAAAAGTATATGAATTAAATACTTATATTAAGGCACAAGCAGAAATTATAATTGCAAAAGGTTAG
- the atpC gene encoding ATP synthase F1 subunit epsilon — MDTIKLSIVSPNGEIFNDDVKTVTLPGKEGEFGVLAGHASLVSSLTVGVIVIEKDDSTEAVAINWGHVKVDEKSVDVLVDGAIALTQGADSEISKNIDAAKDLVNSVKDSNVSVAAVEAKINSFA, encoded by the coding sequence ATGGATACAATTAAACTATCAATCGTTAGTCCAAACGGTGAGATATTTAATGATGATGTTAAAACTGTAACTCTTCCTGGAAAAGAGGGAGAGTTCGGTGTTTTAGCAGGACATGCATCATTAGTTTCATCATTAACTGTTGGAGTAATCGTAATTGAAAAAGACGACTCTACTGAAGCTGTTGCTATTAACTGGGGACATGTTAAGGTAGATGAAAAATCTGTAGATGTTTTAGTAGATGGAGCAATCGCATTAACTCAAGGTGCTGATTCTGAAATCTCTAAAAATATTGATGCTGCAAAAGACTTAGTTAATTCTGTAAAAGATTCTAACGTTTCTGTTGCTGCAGTTGAAGCAAAAATTAATTCATTTGCATAA
- the atpD gene encoding F0F1 ATP synthase subunit beta, translating to MKGKIIQVMGPVVDVEFDGYLPEINEAIEVTLADANADRLVLEVAAHIGDSRVRTIAMDMTEGLTRGQECTATGGPIKVPVGEDVLGRIFNVIGDPVDEGEAISEDAPRWSIHRSAPSFEEQSTKTEMFETGIKVVDLLAPYSKGGKVGLFGGAGVGKTVIIMELIHNVAFKHSGYSVFAGVGERTREGNDLYYEMKDSNVLDKVALCYGQMSEPPGARNRIALTGLTMAEYFRDEKGLDVLMFVDNIFRFAQSGSEMSALLGRIPSAVGYQPTLASEMGKLQERITSTNKGSITSVQAVYVPADDLTDPAPASVFAHLDATTVLNRKIAEKGIYPAVDPLDSTSRILSADVIGQEHYDVARGVQSVLQKYKDLQDIIAILGMDELSEEDKLVVARARKIERFLSQPFFVAEVFTGSPGKYVELKDTIAGFKGILEGKYDEIPEMAFYMVGGMDEALAKAENMK from the coding sequence ATGAAAGGTAAAATTATTCAGGTAATGGGTCCTGTTGTTGATGTTGAATTCGACGGATACTTACCAGAAATTAATGAAGCTATTGAAGTTACATTAGCAGACGCTAATGCTGATAGATTAGTATTAGAAGTTGCTGCACACATTGGTGATAGTAGAGTTAGAACTATTGCTATGGATATGACTGAAGGTTTAACTAGAGGTCAAGAGTGTACTGCTACAGGAGGACCAATCAAGGTTCCTGTTGGTGAAGATGTTTTAGGAAGAATCTTTAACGTTATTGGTGACCCTGTTGATGAAGGTGAAGCAATTTCTGAAGATGCTCCAAGATGGTCTATTCATAGATCTGCTCCTTCTTTTGAAGAGCAATCAACTAAAACAGAAATGTTTGAAACTGGTATCAAAGTAGTTGACTTATTAGCACCATATTCAAAAGGTGGTAAAGTTGGACTATTCGGTGGTGCTGGTGTTGGTAAAACAGTTATTATTATGGAGCTTATCCATAACGTTGCGTTCAAACATTCAGGTTACTCAGTATTTGCTGGTGTTGGTGAGAGAACAAGAGAAGGTAACGACCTTTACTACGAAATGAAAGACTCTAACGTACTTGACAAAGTTGCTTTATGTTATGGTCAAATGAGTGAGCCTCCAGGTGCAAGAAATAGAATTGCATTAACAGGTCTTACAATGGCTGAGTACTTCAGAGATGAAAAAGGTCTTGACGTATTAATGTTCGTTGACAACATCTTTAGATTTGCACAATCAGGTTCTGAGATGTCAGCTTTATTAGGTAGAATTCCTTCAGCTGTTGGTTACCAACCAACACTTGCTTCAGAAATGGGTAAATTACAAGAAAGAATTACTTCAACTAATAAAGGTTCAATTACTTCTGTTCAAGCTGTATATGTACCAGCGGATGACTTAACAGATCCAGCTCCAGCTTCTGTATTCGCTCACTTAGATGCAACTACAGTACTTAACAGAAAAATTGCTGAAAAAGGTATTTACCCAGCAGTTGATCCACTAGATTCTACTTCTAGAATCTTAAGTGCAGATGTTATTGGTCAAGAGCACTACGACGTTGCAAGAGGTGTTCAATCAGTTCTTCAAAAATACAAAGATTTACAAGATATTATTGCAATTCTTGGTATGGATGAGTTATCTGAAGAAGATAAACTTGTTGTTGCAAGAGCAAGAAAAATTGAGAGATTCTTATCTCAACCATTCTTCGTAGCAGAGGTATTTACAGGTTCTCCTGGTAAATATGTTGAATTAAAAGATACTATTGCTGGATTCAAAGGGATTTTAGAAGGTAAATACGACGAAATTCCTGAGATGGCGTTCTATATGGTTGGTGGAATGGATGAGGCTTTAGCTAAAGCCGAAAATATGAAATAA
- the atpG gene encoding ATP synthase F1 subunit gamma, whose translation MANLKEIKLQIGSVKNTQKTTKAMKLVSSAKLTRTRQLSEQAKSYATKINDVLSDIAARVSKVQDEGNIGRAFVPNDNPKTVDIVFVTADKGLCGGFNMATIKTVSKIKAEQEAKGATVRLRAVGRKGVDFFNFQGVELDQTVSDLSSAPDYDRAADFIKDVVEDFRNEKTDKVIVVYNGFLNMLTQEIRVRELLPISLENVEASETESMLDIEPDDDEEVLDELTGKYIDFNMYFGLIDSLAAEHSARMQAMEAATKNAKEKVDSLTVEYNKARQAAITTELIEIISGVESLK comes from the coding sequence ATGGCTAACTTAAAAGAAATTAAATTACAAATTGGTAGTGTAAAAAATACTCAGAAAACAACTAAAGCTATGAAGCTTGTATCTTCTGCGAAACTTACTAGAACTAGACAACTGTCTGAGCAAGCTAAAAGTTACGCAACTAAGATAAATGATGTACTTTCTGATATTGCTGCTAGAGTTAGCAAAGTTCAAGATGAAGGAAATATCGGTAGAGCATTTGTTCCAAATGATAACCCAAAAACAGTTGATATTGTTTTTGTTACTGCTGACAAAGGACTTTGTGGTGGTTTTAATATGGCAACAATTAAAACTGTTAGTAAAATTAAAGCTGAGCAAGAAGCAAAAGGTGCTACAGTTAGATTAAGAGCTGTTGGAAGAAAAGGTGTAGATTTCTTTAACTTCCAAGGTGTTGAATTAGACCAAACAGTTAGTGATCTTTCTTCTGCTCCTGATTATGACAGAGCAGCTGATTTTATTAAAGATGTTGTAGAAGACTTTAGAAATGAGAAAACTGATAAAGTGATCGTAGTTTATAATGGATTCTTAAACATGCTTACTCAAGAAATTAGAGTAAGAGAATTGTTACCAATTAGCTTAGAGAATGTTGAAGCGAGCGAAACTGAATCTATGTTAGATATTGAGCCAGATGATGATGAAGAAGTGTTAGATGAATTAACAGGTAAATACATTGATTTCAATATGTATTTCGGTTTAATTGATTCTTTAGCTGCTGAACATTCTGCAAGAATGCAAGCAATGGAAGCTGCTACAAAGAATGCAAAAGAAAAAGTTGATTCTTTGACAGTTGAATATAATAAAGCTAGACAAGCTGCAATTACAACAGAGCTGATAGAAATTATCAGTGGTGTTGAATCGTTAAAATAA
- the atpA gene encoding F0F1 ATP synthase subunit alpha, with product MGAKIQADEISSIIKERIDNFELNVDVNETGKIISFADGVAQVYGLKNVMAGEIVEFDNGEKGVALNLEESSVGVVVLGKGEGLREGTSCKRLGRLLETPVGPNMTGRVVNALGEPIDGKGAIEAAETRFVEEKAPGIMARKSVHEPLQTGIKAIDALVPIGRGQRELIIGDRQTGKTTVAIDTILNQKDQDVKCIYVAIGQKASTIASIVRTLEEAGAMEYTTIVNAGAADSSALQFLAPYTGVTIGEYFRDNGQHALIVYDDLTKHAVAYREMSLLLRRPPGREAFPGDVFYLHSRLLERAAKMSDEKGAGSMTALPIIETQAGDVAAYIPTNVISITDGQIFLETNLFNSGIRPAINVGLSVSRVGGAAQIKATKQVAGTLKLSLAQFRELEAFAQFASDLDESTRKELELGQRMVEVLKQGVNAPLVIEKQIVIIYAGTKGYLNDIAVGDVVKFEAELHAFFEQKYSNILDAIKAKKKIDDDTEAELKAALEEFKTVFSAN from the coding sequence ATGGGTGCAAAAATTCAAGCTGATGAAATCAGTTCTATAATTAAAGAGAGAATTGATAACTTTGAATTAAATGTAGATGTAAATGAAACTGGTAAGATCATCTCTTTTGCAGATGGTGTTGCTCAAGTTTACGGTCTAAAAAATGTTATGGCTGGTGAGATTGTTGAGTTTGACAATGGTGAAAAAGGTGTTGCCTTAAACTTAGAAGAATCTTCTGTAGGTGTTGTTGTACTTGGAAAAGGTGAAGGATTAAGAGAGGGGACTTCTTGTAAGAGACTTGGTAGATTATTAGAAACTCCAGTTGGTCCTAACATGACAGGAAGAGTTGTAAATGCACTAGGTGAGCCAATTGATGGTAAAGGTGCTATTGAAGCTGCTGAAACAAGATTTGTTGAAGAAAAAGCTCCTGGAATCATGGCAAGAAAATCTGTACATGAGCCATTACAAACTGGTATTAAAGCAATTGATGCACTAGTTCCAATCGGAAGAGGTCAAAGAGAGCTTATTATTGGTGATAGACAAACTGGTAAAACTACAGTTGCTATTGATACAATTCTTAACCAAAAAGATCAAGACGTAAAATGTATTTATGTTGCTATTGGTCAAAAAGCATCAACTATTGCTTCTATTGTTAGAACATTAGAAGAAGCTGGAGCAATGGAGTATACTACTATTGTTAACGCTGGTGCAGCTGATTCTTCAGCATTACAATTCTTAGCTCCTTATACAGGTGTTACAATTGGTGAGTACTTTAGAGATAATGGTCAACATGCATTAATCGTATATGATGATTTAACTAAGCACGCAGTTGCATATAGAGAAATGTCATTATTATTAAGAAGACCTCCGGGTAGAGAGGCATTCCCAGGGGATGTATTCTATCTACACTCAAGATTATTAGAAAGAGCTGCTAAAATGTCAGATGAGAAGGGTGCTGGTTCTATGACTGCATTACCAATCATTGAAACACAAGCAGGAGACGTTGCGGCATATATTCCAACAAACGTTATTTCTATTACAGATGGACAAATTTTCTTAGAAACTAATCTATTTAACTCAGGTATTAGACCAGCGATTAACGTAGGTTTATCAGTATCAAGAGTTGGTGGTGCTGCACAAATTAAAGCTACTAAGCAAGTTGCTGGTACTTTAAAATTATCACTAGCACAATTTAGAGAATTAGAAGCGTTTGCTCAATTTGCATCAGACTTAGACGAGTCTACAAGAAAAGAACTTGAACTTGGTCAAAGAATGGTTGAAGTATTAAAACAAGGTGTTAATGCTCCATTAGTAATTGAGAAACAAATTGTAATTATTTATGCAGGTACTAAAGGTTACTTAAATGATATCGCTGTTGGTGATGTTGTTAAGTTTGAAGCTGAATTACATGCATTCTTTGAACAAAAGTATTCTAATATTTTAGATGCAATTAAAGCTAAGAAAAAAATCGATGATGATACTGAAGCTGAATTAAAAGCTGCTTTAGAAGAGTTTAAAACAGTATTTAGTGCAAACTAA
- a CDS encoding F0F1 ATP synthase subunit delta, giving the protein MNDLIAKRYVKALVDGRDSKAIKALSANLNTISTAYADEKFNSIISSPEVSDSKKVELVLSLVKKADETLTNFVKLLGEKRRLSLLTDIAAELDVQIAKLNNEYVGVVYTNQELSKDYVSSIEKQFSKKFDVNLSLSQNVCDYDGIKVDIDGLGVEISFSKERLKSQMIDHILKAV; this is encoded by the coding sequence ATGAATGATTTAATAGCAAAAAGATATGTAAAAGCGTTAGTTGATGGTAGAGATAGCAAAGCTATCAAAGCATTAAGTGCTAACTTAAATACTATTTCAACAGCTTACGCTGATGAAAAGTTTAATTCTATTATTTCTTCTCCTGAAGTAAGTGATAGTAAAAAAGTAGAGTTAGTATTATCATTAGTTAAAAAAGCTGATGAAACTTTAACTAACTTCGTGAAATTACTTGGTGAAAAAAGAAGACTTTCTTTATTAACTGATATTGCAGCTGAACTTGATGTTCAAATTGCAAAATTAAATAATGAATATGTTGGTGTTGTTTATACTAACCAAGAACTTTCAAAAGATTATGTTTCTTCTATTGAGAAACAATTTAGTAAAAAATTTGATGTTAACTTATCATTATCTCAAAATGTTTGTGATTATGATGGTATTAAAGTAGATATTGATGGACTTGGGGTTGAAATTTCTTTCTCGAAAGAAAGATTAAAATCTCAAATGATTGATCATATTTTAAAAGCAGTTTAG
- a CDS encoding F0F1 ATP synthase subunit B has translation MKKLLILGVAALAPLSLFAAAGAETDYDIVQRTVNFIIFVGILWYLLADKIKAFFADRTLSIQAELDKVQDTLKASEDKVNEAQKQLDDAKKLAAEIVENAKADIDSVKEKVAVAVDSDIANLEKNLEEMIKVETSKAKREVVAEVLDELLKSDNIKLSQDELANIVLKKVA, from the coding sequence ATGAAGAAACTTTTAATACTTGGTGTAGCTGCTTTAGCTCCACTTTCATTATTTGCTGCTGCTGGTGCGGAAACTGATTACGATATCGTACAGAGAACCGTTAACTTTATAATTTTTGTTGGAATTTTATGGTATTTACTTGCTGATAAAATTAAAGCATTTTTTGCTGATAGAACTTTATCTATTCAAGCAGAACTTGATAAAGTACAAGATACTTTAAAAGCTTCTGAAGATAAAGTAAATGAAGCTCAAAAACAACTTGATGATGCAAAAAAACTTGCAGCTGAGATTGTTGAAAACGCAAAAGCTGATATTGATTCAGTTAAAGAAAAAGTTGCTGTTGCAGTTGATTCTGATATCGCTAATTTAGAAAAAAATCTAGAAGAGATGATTAAAGTTGAAACATCAAAAGCAAAAAGAGAAGTTGTTGCAGAAGTTCTTGATGAGCTATTAAAATCAGATAATATTAAACTTTCTCAAGATGAGTTAGCTAATATTGTTCTTAAAAAGGTAGCGTAA
- a CDS encoding F0F1 ATP synthase subunit B' produces MLDISPVLLLSSGIIFLLVVARLNSCLFKPLLKHMDDRAESIKKDLEDAKSNGADVNGMIAEANKVIADAKKEAAVIREQAYKEAKESADAKLVSAKSNLEAKSAEFAKNLEEETKALKDSLVSSMPQFNESLKAKLSSI; encoded by the coding sequence ATGTTAGACATAAGTCCTGTATTATTGCTTAGCTCTGGTATCATCTTTCTTTTAGTTGTTGCTAGGCTAAACAGCTGTCTGTTCAAGCCTTTATTAAAGCACATGGATGATAGAGCAGAATCTATAAAAAAAGATTTAGAAGATGCAAAGTCAAACGGTGCCGATGTAAATGGTATGATCGCTGAAGCAAATAAAGTAATTGCAGATGCGAAAAAAGAAGCAGCTGTTATTAGAGAACAAGCTTATAAGGAAGCAAAAGAGAGTGCTGATGCAAAACTTGTTAGCGCTAAGTCTAATTTGGAAGCAAAATCTGCAGAATTTGCTAAGAATTTGGAAGAGGAAACTAAAGCATTAAAAGATTCTTTAGTATCGTCAATGCCTCAATTTAATGAGAGCTTAAAAGCTAAGCTTAGCTCAATTTAG
- a CDS encoding ParB/RepB/Spo0J family partition protein, producing MALGRGLGELLGEVETAYESSNTYDENSNSMELDISKISANPSQPRKIFDEEKLKELSDSIVEHGLLQPVTVIEKNEDEYILVAGERRLRAHKLANLEKIKAFIIDADEFKLRELALIENIQRDDLNIVELAYSYAQLINEHDLTHEELSKRVFKSRTSITNTLRLLQLSSYVQQLLANSKISAGHAKVMLGLSEDEQKMVADSIIGQKLSVRETEKLIKDLKTKNNPQAKKSKKVTSYDFNPLNDVVKTLKNSDLKVKAEKNYFKIEINSQEDIEKISSYFKLQ from the coding sequence ATGGCATTAGGTAGAGGATTAGGGGAATTACTAGGTGAAGTAGAAACTGCTTATGAAAGCTCAAATACATATGATGAAAATAGTAATAGTATGGAATTGGATATTTCAAAAATAAGTGCAAATCCAAGTCAGCCTAGAAAAATATTTGATGAAGAAAAATTAAAAGAGTTAAGTGATTCTATTGTAGAACATGGACTACTCCAACCTGTTACAGTAATTGAAAAAAATGAAGATGAATATATTTTAGTAGCTGGTGAGAGAAGATTAAGAGCTCATAAATTAGCCAACTTAGAAAAAATAAAAGCATTTATAATAGATGCTGATGAATTTAAGTTAAGAGAACTTGCTTTAATTGAAAATATACAAAGAGATGATTTAAATATTGTAGAATTAGCATACTCATATGCACAACTAATTAATGAGCATGACTTAACTCACGAAGAATTATCAAAGAGAGTTTTTAAGTCAAGAACATCAATTACTAACACATTAAGACTGTTACAATTATCCTCATATGTACAACAATTATTAGCAAATAGCAAAATTAGTGCAGGTCATGCAAAAGTTATGCTTGGACTTAGTGAAGATGAGCAAAAAATGGTAGCTGACTCTATCATTGGACAAAAATTATCAGTACGTGAAACTGAAAAATTAATTAAAGACTTGAAGACAAAAAACAATCCTCAAGCAAAAAAGAGTAAAAAAGTAACATCATATGATTTTAATCCATTAAATGATGTGGTTAAAACTCTTAAGAATAGCGATTTGAAGGTAAAGGCTGAGAAAAACTATTTTAAAATTGAAATCAACTCACAAGAAGATATTGAGAAGATTTCCTCTTACTTTAAGTTACAATAG
- a CDS encoding ParA family protein, whose amino-acid sequence MTEIISIANQKGGVGKTTTAVNLSAALALEGKRVLLIDADPQANATTSLGFQRDTYEYNIYHVMLGTKELTEIMLDSEIENLKVAPSNIGLVGIEKEFYKNMKDRELVLKRKIDPIKKDFDYIIIDSPPALGPITINTLSASNSVLIPIQCEFFALEGLAQLLNTIKLVKQTINKSLQIRGFLPTMYSSQNNLSKQVFADLAQHFESKLFKIDESSYVVIPRNIKLAESPSFGKPIMLYDASATGTKAYTNLAKAIAG is encoded by the coding sequence ATGACAGAGATTATTTCAATAGCTAACCAAAAAGGTGGAGTAGGTAAAACTACAACAGCTGTAAACTTAAGTGCTGCACTTGCCCTAGAGGGTAAGAGAGTACTATTAATAGATGCAGATCCACAAGCTAATGCAACAACATCATTAGGTTTTCAAAGAGACACTTATGAGTATAATATTTACCATGTAATGTTAGGTACAAAAGAGCTAACTGAAATTATGTTAGACTCAGAAATTGAAAACTTAAAAGTAGCTCCTTCAAACATAGGTTTAGTAGGTATAGAAAAAGAGTTCTATAAGAACATGAAAGATAGAGAATTAGTTCTAAAAAGAAAAATAGATCCTATCAAAAAAGATTTTGATTATATTATAATTGATTCACCTCCTGCACTAGGACCAATTACAATAAACACACTAAGTGCTTCAAACTCTGTACTTATTCCTATTCAATGTGAATTCTTTGCATTAGAGGGTTTAGCACAGTTATTAAACACAATTAAATTAGTAAAGCAAACGATTAATAAATCTTTACAAATTAGAGGTTTTTTACCAACTATGTATAGTTCACAAAATAACTTGTCAAAACAAGTATTTGCTGATTTAGCTCAACATTTTGAAAGTAAACTATTTAAAATAGATGAGAGTTCTTATGTTGTTATACCAAGAAATATTAAACTGGCAGAAAGTCCAAGTTTTGGTAAACCAATTATGTTATATGATGCAAGTGCCACTGGTACAAAAGCTTACACAAATCTTGCAAAAGCAATTGCAGGTTAA
- a CDS encoding biotin--[acetyl-CoA-carboxylase] ligase, with product MKIIRLNKVDSTHSYLKEYIKDNPSDEITCVVADMQTKGIGSRGNSWTGKEGNLFFSFSMCKDMLPEDLPLQTSSIYFSFILKTVLKNFSSNIWLKWPNDFYIDDKKVGGTITNLNKNMIFCGIGLNLIEVSDEFGKLDIHIDKDELLQSYFSHLEKQISWKQIFSDFKIEFQKSRKFQATIENEKIPLKNAILNSDGSINLNNKKVFSLR from the coding sequence ATGAAAATAATAAGATTAAATAAAGTAGATTCTACACATTCATACTTAAAAGAGTATATAAAAGATAATCCAAGTGATGAAATCACTTGTGTTGTAGCTGATATGCAAACAAAAGGGATAGGAAGTAGAGGCAATTCATGGACTGGAAAAGAAGGAAATCTTTTTTTCTCTTTTTCTATGTGTAAAGATATGTTACCTGAAGATTTACCTCTTCAAACATCATCAATATATTTTTCATTTATTTTAAAAACTGTATTGAAAAACTTTTCTTCTAATATTTGGTTGAAATGGCCAAATGATTTTTATATTGATGATAAAAAAGTTGGCGGGACTATTACAAATTTAAATAAAAATATGATTTTTTGTGGTATTGGTTTGAATTTAATTGAAGTTAGTGATGAGTTTGGAAAATTGGACATACATATAGATAAGGATGAATTATTGCAGAGCTATTTTTCACATTTGGAGAAACAGATTTCATGGAAGCAAATTTTTAGTGATTTTAAGATAGAATTCCAGAAGAGTAGAAAGTTCCAAGCAACCATTGAAAATGAAAAAATTCCATTAAAAAATGCAATTCTTAATAGTGATGGTTCAATTAACTTAAATAATAAAAAGGTATTTAGTTTAAGATGA